The following proteins come from a genomic window of Gottfriedia acidiceleris:
- a CDS encoding segregation/condensation protein A — translation MKQYEVKIDAFEGPLDLLLHLIQRFEIDIYDIPVSEITDQYVSYIHTMKELELDIASEYLVMAAELLAMKSKSILPNHEEQADWDAVLEEDPREELMNRLIIYKQFKEAAIVFQEKESERAMIFTRNPVDLSEYGPRPEDIVMPTDVTIYDMFGALQKLFKRKKLQEPLQTKIVREEISIEKRMDEIITYLKSIKKRTNFISLFPYNDKESIVVTFLAILELMKTKDIVVEQEQNFSEIFLTSREVFEDKQAEVYL, via the coding sequence GTGAAGCAATATGAAGTTAAAATTGATGCATTTGAAGGGCCATTAGATTTATTACTTCATTTAATTCAACGATTTGAAATTGATATTTATGATATACCTGTATCTGAAATAACAGATCAATATGTTTCATATATTCATACAATGAAAGAATTAGAATTGGATATTGCAAGTGAATATTTAGTGATGGCAGCTGAATTACTTGCGATGAAAAGTAAAAGTATATTACCAAATCATGAAGAACAAGCTGATTGGGATGCTGTACTTGAAGAAGACCCTAGAGAAGAATTAATGAATCGATTAATTATATATAAGCAATTTAAAGAAGCGGCGATCGTATTTCAGGAAAAAGAATCTGAACGTGCGATGATTTTTACCCGAAATCCAGTTGATTTGTCCGAATATGGACCTAGACCAGAAGATATTGTCATGCCTACTGATGTTACGATTTACGATATGTTTGGTGCACTTCAAAAGCTTTTTAAACGTAAAAAGCTACAAGAACCGCTTCAAACTAAAATTGTACGTGAAGAAATATCGATTGAAAAAAGAATGGATGAAATTATTACCTACTTAAAAAGTATAAAAAAGAGAACAAATTTTATCAGTTTATTTCCATATAACGATAAAGAAAGTATTGTAGTTACTTTTTTAGCGATTTTGGAGTTAATGAAAACAAAGGACATTGTAGTAGAACAGGAACAAAACTTTTCAGAAATTTTTCTAACATCACGGGAGGTTTTTGAAGATAAGCAAGCTGAGGTGTAC
- a CDS encoding YjcZ family sporulation protein — translation MSKGAVSPEFGGFGHGRGFALIVVLFILLIIVGCAFVC, via the coding sequence ATGAGTAAAGGTGCTGTTTCTCCAGAGTTCGGCGGTTTCGGCCACGGCAGAGGCTTTGCTTTAATCGTAGTATTATTTATTTTATTAATCATCGTTGGATGTGCTTTCGTCTGTTAA